The DNA window TGGCGCCGAACGTGTGGCCGCGCAACACCGTTCGCAAGGAGACCGGCGTCGTCGGCATCGCCGGCGTGCCGGTGACCGAGCTCGCCCGCGAGTACGGGACGCCGCTGTTCGTCGTCGACGAAGACGACTTCCGCTCCCGCTGCCGGGAGATGGCGGCGGCCTTCGGCGGCGGGGGCAACGTGAACTACGCCGCCAAGGCCTTTCTGTGCGGCGAGATCGCGCGCTGGGTCGACGAGGAGGGCCTGTCCCTGGACGTGTCCACCGGCGGCGAGCTGGCCGTGGCGCTGCACGCGAACTTCCCCCCGGAGCGGATCACCCTGCACGGCAACAACAAATCGGTCGCCGAACTCACCGACGCCGTCAAGGCGGGGGTGGCGCACGTCGTCGTCGACTCGATGATCGAGATCGAGCGCCTCGACGCGGTCGCGGCCGACGCCGGCGTCGTCCAGGACGTCTTCGTGCGCCTGACCGTCGGCGTGGAGGCGCACACCCACGAGTTCATCTCGACCGCCCACGAGGACCAGAAGTTCGGGCTGTCGGTGGCCAGCGGCGCGGCGATGGCCGCGGTGCGCCGGGTGTTCGCCGCCGATCACCTGCGGCTGGTCGGGTTGCACAGCCACATCGGCTCGCAGATCTTCGACGTCGCCGGCTTCGAGATCGCCGCGCATCGCGTCATCGGCCTGCTGCGCGACATCGTCGCCGAATTCGGGACGGACAAGACCGCGCAGATCGCCACGGTGGATCTCGGTGGGGGACTGGGCATCTCGTATCTGGCGCCCGACGACCCGCCCCCCGTCGCCGACCTGGCGGCCAAACTCCAAGCCATCGTGAGCAGCGAATCCAACGCCGTGGGCCTGCCCACGCCCCGGCTGGTGGTCGAGCCCGGGCGGGCCATCGCCGGACCGGGCACCATCACGCTGTACGAGGTCGGCACGGTCAAAGACGTCGACGTGAGCGCCACGGCGAACCGGCGTTACGTCAGCGTCGACGGGGGCATGAGCGACAACATCCGCACCGCGCTCTACGGCGCCGAGTACGACGCCCGGCTGGCCTCGCGGGCCAGCGATGCGCCGGCGGTGCAGGCCCGCATCGTGGGGAAACACTGCGAAAGCGGTGATATCGTCGTGCGCGACGCCTGGGTGCCCGGCGACCTGCAGCCCGGCGATCTGCTTGCGGTGGCCGCGACCGGTGCCTATTGCTATTCGCTCTCGAGCCGCTACAACATGATCGGCCGGCCGGCCGTGGTCGCGGTGCGCGCCGGGCGGGCCCGCCTGATCCTTCGCCGGGAGACGGTCGACGATCTGCTGAGTCTGGAAGTGAGGTGAACGACCTGTGCCCGGTGGTGAAAAGCCAGTCGGCGTAGCGGTACTCGGGTTGGGCAACGTCGGCAGCGAAGTCGTCCGCATCATCGAGGGCAGTGCCGAAGACCTCGCGGCCCGCATCGGCGCCCCACTGTTGCTGCGCGGCATCGGGGTGCGCCGCGTGGCCGCCGACCGCGGCGTCCCCGTCGAGTTGCTCACCGACAACGTCGAGGAACTCGTCTCGCGCGAGGACGTCGACATCGTCGTGGAGGTGATGGGCCCGGTCGAGCCGGCGCGCAAGGCGATCCTGACCGCGCTCGAGCACGGCAAGTCCGTCGTCACCGCGAACAAGGCGTTGCTGTCTGTCTCCACCGGAGAACTGGCGCAGGCCGCCGAAACCGCCAACGTCGACCTGTATTTCGAGGCGGCGGTCGCGGGCGCGATCCCTGTGATCCGCCCGCTCACCCAGTCGCTGGCCGGCGACACGGTGCTGCGGGTGGCCGGCATCGTCAACGGGACCACCAACTACATCCTGTCCGAGATGGATAGCACCGGCGCCGATTACGCCAGCGCGCTGGCCGACGCCAGCGCGCTGGGTTACGCCGAGGCCGATCCCACGGCCGACGTGGAGGGCTACGACGCCGCGGCCAAGGCGGCGATCCTGGCCTCCATCGCCTTCCACACCCGGGTGACCGCCGACGACGTGTACCGCGAGGGCATCACCAAGATCACCCCCGACGACTTCGCTTCCGCGCGGGCGCTGGGCTGCACCATCAAGCTGCTGTGCATCTGCGAGCGCATCACCACCGGTGACGGCCAGCAGCGGGTGTCGGCGCGCGTGTACCCCGCGCTGGTGCCCTTGTCGCATCCGCTCGCCACGGTCAACGGCGCCTTCAACGCCGTGGTGGTCGAGGCCGCGGCGGCGGGCCGGCTGATGTTCTACGGCCAGGGCGCCGGCGGGGCGCCCACTGCGTCGGCGGTGACCGGCGACCTGGTGATGGCCGCGCGCAACCGGGTGCTGGGCAGCCGGGGACCCAAAGAGTCCAGGTACGCCCAACTTCCTATCGCTCCAATGGGTTTGATCACGACCCGCTACTACGTCAGCATGGACGTCGCCGACAAGCCCGGCGTCTTGTCCACGGTGGCCGCGGAATTCGCCAAGCGCGAGGTCAGCATCGCCGAAGTCCGCCAGGAAGGCGTGGCCGGCGAGGGCGGACGGCGCGTCGGCGCCCGGATCGTGGTGGTCACCCACACCGCGACCGACGCCGCCCTGTCCGAAACCATCGACGCGCTCGCCGATCTGAACGTCGTGCAGAAGGTGGCCAGCGTGCTGAGATTAGAAGGAACCAGCCTATGAGCGTTCCACGCACGGCCACC is part of the Mycobacterium sp. HUMS_12744610 genome and encodes:
- the lysA gene encoding diaminopimelate decarboxylase yields the protein MLALAPNVWPRNTVRKETGVVGIAGVPVTELAREYGTPLFVVDEDDFRSRCREMAAAFGGGGNVNYAAKAFLCGEIARWVDEEGLSLDVSTGGELAVALHANFPPERITLHGNNKSVAELTDAVKAGVAHVVVDSMIEIERLDAVAADAGVVQDVFVRLTVGVEAHTHEFISTAHEDQKFGLSVASGAAMAAVRRVFAADHLRLVGLHSHIGSQIFDVAGFEIAAHRVIGLLRDIVAEFGTDKTAQIATVDLGGGLGISYLAPDDPPPVADLAAKLQAIVSSESNAVGLPTPRLVVEPGRAIAGPGTITLYEVGTVKDVDVSATANRRYVSVDGGMSDNIRTALYGAEYDARLASRASDAPAVQARIVGKHCESGDIVVRDAWVPGDLQPGDLLAVAATGAYCYSLSSRYNMIGRPAVVAVRAGRARLILRRETVDDLLSLEVR
- a CDS encoding homoserine dehydrogenase, whose product is MPGGEKPVGVAVLGLGNVGSEVVRIIEGSAEDLAARIGAPLLLRGIGVRRVAADRGVPVELLTDNVEELVSREDVDIVVEVMGPVEPARKAILTALEHGKSVVTANKALLSVSTGELAQAAETANVDLYFEAAVAGAIPVIRPLTQSLAGDTVLRVAGIVNGTTNYILSEMDSTGADYASALADASALGYAEADPTADVEGYDAAAKAAILASIAFHTRVTADDVYREGITKITPDDFASARALGCTIKLLCICERITTGDGQQRVSARVYPALVPLSHPLATVNGAFNAVVVEAAAAGRLMFYGQGAGGAPTASAVTGDLVMAARNRVLGSRGPKESRYAQLPIAPMGLITTRYYVSMDVADKPGVLSTVAAEFAKREVSIAEVRQEGVAGEGGRRVGARIVVVTHTATDAALSETIDALADLNVVQKVASVLRLEGTSL